A window of the Kosakonia radicincitans DSM 16656 genome harbors these coding sequences:
- a CDS encoding LysR family transcriptional regulator produces the protein MIRLEDVTLFVRSAMLGSFSNAAREAGLLPGQVSAAVNRLERDLDKRLFVRSTRSLRLTAEGEKYLPFAQEMLEVVQAGAESLHSGDNEIRGELRVAVPSDIGRNVLLPLITRFCQQYPKISLRLSLSDQVSDVFRDPVDIAIRYGVLDNSSYVALPVAEDNRRVLAASPDYLAQHGRPKTLDEVVNHHCLLFTMNNQVYDKWSFPENGMRRQLIVKSRMLCDDADIARRWALDGMGIVYKSWIDISADVLAGRLEVLLPQHAGEAAPLNLVCPHRKQFNPAIRHLHSVLRENLRPITALLQTHPVFKPHG, from the coding sequence ATGATTCGCCTGGAAGATGTCACGCTGTTTGTTCGCTCGGCCATGCTGGGCAGTTTTTCCAATGCTGCGCGGGAAGCCGGATTACTGCCGGGCCAGGTCAGCGCCGCCGTCAACCGGCTAGAGCGCGATCTGGATAAGCGCCTGTTTGTGCGCTCAACGCGCAGCCTGCGTCTGACCGCGGAAGGAGAAAAATATCTGCCCTTCGCCCAGGAGATGCTGGAAGTGGTGCAGGCGGGCGCTGAAAGCTTGCACAGCGGCGATAACGAGATCCGTGGCGAATTGCGCGTTGCCGTTCCTTCGGACATTGGCCGCAATGTCTTGCTGCCGTTGATCACCCGTTTTTGCCAGCAGTACCCGAAAATTTCGCTGCGCCTGTCGCTTTCCGATCAGGTAAGCGATGTCTTTCGCGATCCGGTGGACATCGCCATTCGCTACGGCGTGCTGGATAACAGCAGCTATGTCGCGCTGCCGGTGGCCGAGGATAATCGACGGGTGCTGGCCGCTTCCCCTGATTATCTGGCACAACACGGTCGCCCCAAAACGCTGGATGAAGTGGTGAATCACCACTGTCTGTTATTCACCATGAACAACCAGGTGTATGACAAATGGAGCTTTCCGGAAAACGGCATGCGGCGTCAGCTTATTGTTAAAAGCCGTATGTTGTGTGATGACGCGGATATTGCCCGCCGCTGGGCGCTGGACGGAATGGGCATCGTCTATAAATCATGGATCGACATCAGCGCGGATGTGCTGGCAGGCCGGCTGGAGGTGTTGTTACCGCAACATGCTGGCGAAGCCGCGCCGCTGAATCTGGTGTGCCCGCACCGCAAACAGTTCAACCCGGCCATTCGCCACCTGCATAGCGTACTGCGCGAAAATCTGCGACCGATCACCGCGTTATTGCAGACGCATCCGGTGTTTAAACCGCACGGATGA
- a CDS encoding aldo/keto reductase, producing MALRSLGTTGLQIPALVFGGNVFGWTVDEKQSFSLLDALFERGFTAIDTADVYSAWAPGNKGGESETIIGKWLAAHPGARDKVTLFTKVGADLREPGKKGLSARWIAQAVEDSLRRLQTDYIDLYFSHWPDNDTPYEETLGAYEKLLKAGKIRAVGASNLNAEQLAESLKVADAKGLPRYQVLQPEYNLYDRSGFEGALQNLTVRENIGVVTYYSLASGFLSGKYRSEKDLSQSQRGQGIAKYLNPRGFAIIDALETIAAKHNVKPAEVALAWLINQPGVTAPIASATNVAHVESFVTAVTLNLSADELATLTKAGD from the coding sequence ATGGCTTTACGTTCACTGGGTACAACTGGCTTGCAGATCCCCGCACTGGTTTTTGGCGGCAATGTTTTCGGCTGGACGGTAGATGAAAAGCAGAGCTTCAGCCTGCTGGACGCGCTTTTCGAACGCGGCTTTACCGCGATTGATACCGCGGATGTCTATTCGGCATGGGCACCGGGCAACAAAGGCGGCGAATCAGAAACCATTATCGGCAAATGGCTGGCGGCGCATCCGGGCGCGCGCGATAAAGTGACACTCTTTACCAAAGTGGGAGCCGATCTGCGCGAACCGGGTAAAAAAGGGCTTTCCGCCCGCTGGATAGCGCAGGCGGTTGAGGATTCACTGCGCCGTCTGCAAACCGACTATATCGATCTCTACTTTTCGCACTGGCCGGATAACGACACGCCGTATGAGGAAACCCTTGGCGCGTATGAGAAGCTGCTGAAAGCGGGGAAAATCCGCGCCGTCGGCGCGTCGAACCTCAATGCGGAGCAGCTGGCGGAATCGCTAAAAGTGGCGGATGCGAAAGGGTTGCCGCGCTACCAGGTGTTGCAACCGGAATACAACCTCTACGATCGTTCCGGTTTTGAAGGCGCGTTGCAGAACTTAACGGTGCGGGAGAATATCGGCGTGGTGACTTACTACAGTCTCGCTTCCGGTTTCCTCTCCGGGAAATACCGCAGCGAAAAAGATCTCAGCCAGAGCCAGCGCGGGCAGGGCATTGCCAAATACCTGAATCCACGCGGTTTCGCCATTATTGATGCGCTGGAAACCATTGCTGCAAAACATAACGTAAAACCGGCCGAAGTCGCGCTTGCCTGGCTGATTAACCAGCCGGGCGTCACCGCGCCGATCGCCAGCGCCACCAACGTTGCCCACGTTGAAAGCTTTGTCACTGCCGTAACGTTAAACCTCTCTGCTGATGAACTGGCAACCCTGACCAAAGCGGGTGACTGA
- a CDS encoding molybdate ABC transporter permease subunit encodes MAGWLSLPALLLLCIPFVTLLHETPWGHFRLAWRDDNAIAVSLGLGLLALCLIILIGLPVAWWLARATGRKRLIAELLVMIPLLTPPLSMGILLVSAWGPYGLFGQWLSQVGMTLVNNPAAFVLAQLYGALPYFIVVARSAFSTVPKTILEAGQTLGAGGWQRFRYLALPMAMPGLASAIALAWVRAVGEFGIVMIFAYFPQGIPVKLYTNLQNDGVDSVYTLLWLLLIVTLPLPMICMALGRRAQVNQL; translated from the coding sequence ATGGCGGGCTGGTTGTCGCTTCCCGCATTGCTGCTGTTGTGCATTCCGTTTGTTACCCTGCTGCATGAAACGCCGTGGGGCCACTTCCGGCTTGCCTGGCGGGATGACAATGCGATTGCCGTGTCGCTCGGCCTTGGGCTGCTGGCGCTGTGCCTGATTATCCTGATCGGACTGCCGGTGGCCTGGTGGCTGGCGCGAGCTACCGGGCGCAAACGTCTGATCGCCGAGCTGCTGGTAATGATTCCGCTGCTGACGCCGCCGCTGTCGATGGGTATTCTGCTGGTTTCCGCATGGGGGCCGTACGGCCTGTTTGGTCAGTGGCTGTCGCAGGTCGGCATGACGCTGGTCAACAATCCTGCCGCCTTTGTGCTGGCACAGCTTTACGGCGCGCTTCCCTACTTTATTGTGGTGGCGCGCAGCGCCTTCAGCACCGTACCGAAAACGATTCTTGAAGCCGGGCAGACGCTTGGCGCGGGCGGCTGGCAGCGCTTTCGCTATCTGGCGCTGCCAATGGCGATGCCAGGGCTGGCCTCGGCTATTGCGCTGGCCTGGGTGCGGGCGGTTGGCGAGTTCGGCATTGTGATGATCTTCGCTTACTTTCCGCAGGGTATTCCGGTCAAGCTCTACACCAACCTGCAAAACGACGGCGTCGATTCCGTTTATACCCTGCTGTGGCTGCTGCTGATCGTCACGCTGCCGCTGCCGATGATCTGTATGGCACTGGGTAGGCGGGCGCAGGTGAATCAGCTTTGA
- a CDS encoding extracellular solute-binding protein: MTGKCAAVIALAVLSATPVLAKDIRVTYAGSMGKVMDQGLGPVFAKAENGAWQGQGQGAYGMARLLASHKLTADVFVSINPGPMQILKDAGLIDDAVPVASTSMVIAYSPKGKYAAQFADSSKHHDAGWLKLLAQKDIHFGRTDPYVDPKGQNIVFTLLLAEKYYHQPGIAQKVLGDLQNPEQTHQEGGLLARLESGQIDAAAGYESEVRSAHLPYVALPDEINLSNPALAKQWYDTVSFTIKDSAGKDQTLHTQPMVFYAAVLKNAPNGTDQAKKFVEFMQSAQGQQILNQYGYAAPKGNALYR; this comes from the coding sequence ATGACAGGCAAGTGTGCAGCGGTGATAGCGCTGGCAGTGTTGAGCGCTACGCCCGTTCTGGCAAAAGATATTCGCGTCACTTATGCCGGTTCGATGGGCAAAGTGATGGATCAGGGGCTGGGACCGGTGTTTGCGAAAGCGGAAAACGGTGCCTGGCAGGGCCAGGGACAGGGCGCTTACGGGATGGCGCGTTTGCTGGCGAGCCATAAACTGACGGCGGACGTGTTTGTCTCCATCAACCCTGGCCCCATGCAGATCCTGAAAGATGCAGGCTTAATCGATGATGCCGTCCCGGTCGCCAGCACCAGCATGGTGATAGCGTACAGCCCGAAAGGGAAATATGCCGCGCAGTTTGCCGACTCCAGTAAACATCATGATGCCGGCTGGCTGAAGCTGCTGGCGCAGAAAGATATTCACTTCGGCCGCACCGATCCGTATGTCGATCCGAAAGGGCAGAACATTGTCTTTACCCTTCTGCTGGCGGAAAAATATTACCACCAGCCGGGCATCGCGCAGAAAGTGCTGGGCGACCTGCAAAACCCGGAACAGACTCACCAGGAAGGCGGCCTGCTGGCGCGCCTCGAGAGCGGCCAGATTGATGCCGCAGCCGGTTACGAAAGCGAAGTACGTTCCGCCCATCTGCCGTATGTTGCGCTGCCGGATGAGATCAACCTGAGTAACCCGGCGCTGGCGAAACAGTGGTATGACACTGTCAGCTTCACCATTAAAGACAGCGCTGGCAAAGATCAAACCCTGCACACGCAGCCGATGGTGTTTTACGCGGCAGTACTGAAGAACGCGCCAAACGGCACCGATCAGGCGAAGAAATTCGTTGAATTTATGCAAAGCGCGCAGGGGCAGCAGATCTTGAATCAATATGGTTACGCCGCGCCGAAAGGCAACGCGCTGTACCGCTGA